AATAGTTTCAAAGCTCTCTATTCTGTCACCATTCAAGGTGATAAAACAACACATACGGTATGTGTGCTAATCAATTACTCTGATAACACCAATATATCCTCCCCTCCTGTAATATAGGCAAAGAAAATGATGTGCTGTAGTATGAGGATGTTCCCACCATCCTTATTTAGGTTGACTTACTTAACCAATCTCCCTGTAATCTGTTGGAAACCCACCAGTAACAAAGCATCTTCAGGTGGCTCAGATATGTGGTGACAGGAGGACTCTTTTCGATGTATGTGTAACAAAGGTAATTAGGACCTGAGTTTGCGAGCTGTTATTAAAATGCTAAACAGTTTAAGGGCTGGATAACATGACGATCTAAACCTGATCAGGATGtgggagggaaggacagagggagaaaatAAAACACGTCTGATTTGTATTCGCTGTGGGTGAATGTTATTTCATACATTACAGAATGCAATATGCTTATGGATCATTATTGTCCAAATGAACTCTATGCTGATATATTCACTCTCCCCTACCTGTAGTGGTTTGATTTTTCCCTTGGCAGTAATATTTATTATTTTTGGTGAATTCAAACAAATAGGTCTAATCTAAACATGCTGCGTCACATATCGACCGTAGTGAAAATTTGCTGCAGAAAAAATGCTTTATTAATTGATCAAAGTATAGCTTTTGCTACATTGAAATGTTCATTATGCCTATTGGCTCTTCAGAGATGCAGAGGCAGCTCGGTCTCCACTGTCAACATGGAATCAGTCAAAAAGTGCTGCAATTTCCAGCAGCATTGCATCCTCATTGTCATTATCAGTAGCAGGGGTAGCGGAGGCAACCATATCCTTCAGCTCATTGTCATCTTCATACTCAGCGATGAGGTCTTCCAGGCTGGTCTCACTGATGGATTTCTTCATAGAGGTGTCTGTTAGGGTGGAGATCAAATCTTTAGCAGAGTCATCCTTCACATCATCATCAGTAGTGATCATGTCCTTAGTGCTCTCAGGGGTCAGTGCCATGTCAAGAGTGGAGGTCTGGTTAATGGAGTCTGACGTGTGAAGATCTATCATGGTCTTCGATGAGACCATGGAGATCTGGCTCTGAGAGGTAGAAGTggtccgtgtgtctgtgttcatatCTGATGTCTGTGTTTCCATCTGCGCATGTGTCGAAGTGTTGGTAGAGGATGGCGTTCTCTCTGTCCTAGTTGCCATAGACGAGGTGGGCAGAGGGACTCCGGGTAGCTGCCAGTCCAGCTGGAGGATGGCCAGGTTCCGAGCCAGGGAAAACTGAGAGAGGGAGCTCTACCCGGAGGAAAAGGGTGGTGAGGTTGAGGTCAGAGGGGAAATTCTAGATCCTAGATCCTttaatctctgtctgtctgtatagtaATTTAGGTTTCAGTAACTTACGTGGGCACGTGGTAGAGTCGGAGAGTCAGGTCTTATGTTAATTTCCTCCACAGGGGTCTTCACTTGCCGGCGTGTCCTTCGATTTTCCTGCACAACACAATTATAACACCCAATGATAACACAGCATTATCAGAAAGATATTTTGCTCACAATAAAATGATACAGCATGTTTGGTTGTCTCACAGAGTTAGGTCTTTGTCCTGAATTAGTTCCCTTGTCTGTTTCTGGTGTTGTACTTACGGGTTCGTGGTCCTGAGATGATTTCAACAGCTGAACTTTAGTCTGGtctttctccctccctaccttTCCATTAATCTTGTCCTTGACCCTTTTGGTTGTAACGTCACCTCCAGACAAGTctgaacctgtgtagattagaCATT
This genomic interval from Oncorhynchus keta strain PuntledgeMale-10-30-2019 chromosome 2, Oket_V2, whole genome shotgun sequence contains the following:
- the LOC127909397 gene encoding DNA ligase 1-like produces the protein MLPRKHTYVIISDHIKTVRQAQVERISYIRTISQPITDLIDYNGTLPCRDMGQRLSDPVPEVSHREKPKETQEHKDKPKEKRIPQALTFLQLFTLLSCVKVKKTPFDPSQSGDGRKGTTINDTNNNNDSDTGLDYSAGDVKRIKDKSKGKVGGEKHSIESQDHKCRTTQEKEKENDIKQRPNSVSPEEQAKKTQQKEKKKSIHPAVAALQLFTLFCCGGKVKLRKTRPSQNRQSRKDQDKDNASDTGSDLSGGDVTTKRVKDKINGKVGREKDQTKVQLLKSSQDHEPENRRTRRQVKTPVEEINIRPDSPTLPRAHSSLSQFSLARNLAILQLDWQLPGVPLPTSSMATRTERTPSSTNTSTHAQMETQTSDMNTDTRTTSTSQSQISMVSSKTMIDLHTSDSINQTSTLDMALTPESTKDMITTDDDVKDDSAKDLISTLTDTSMKKSISETSLEDLIAEYEDDNELKDMVASATPATDNDNEDAMLLEIAALFD